The nucleotide window CCGGCCTCTTTCGCATCCCACTGCGCGTAGATCTCAGACGGGATCTCAAATGGCGCGTGGTTCCAGCCCAGCTGCTTACGGGTCAGGGCGATTTCGTCGTCGCCCAGCGGCGCGCCGTGGGAGTCGTGCGTGCCGGCTTTGTTTGGTGAACCAAAACCGATAACGGTTTTGCACATCAGCAGCGAAGGCTTATCGGTCACCGCTTTGGCTTCTTCCACCGCTTTTTTGATGGCGTCTGCGTCGTGGCCATCCACGCCGCGCACCACGTGCCAGCCGTAGGCTTCAAAACGGGCAGCGGTGTCGTCGGTGAACCAGCCGTCGATATGGCCATCAATTGAGATGCCGTTGTCGTCGTAGAACGCCACCAGCTTGCCCAGTTTCAGGGTACCGGCGATAGAGCACACCTCATGCGAGATGCCTTCCATCATGCAGCCGTCGCCCATGAACACATAGGTATGGTGGTCAACGATATCGTGGCCCGGACGGTTAAACTGCGCCGCCAGCGTGCGCTCGGCAATGGCGAAGCCAACCGCGTTAGCGATGCCCTGCCCCAGCGGGCCGGTGGTGGTTTCCACGCCGGCGGTGTAGCCGTATTCCGGGTGGCCTGGAGTTTTTGAATGCAGCTGACGGAAGTTCTGCAGCTCGCTCATCGGCAGATCGTAACCGGTGAGGTGCAGCAGGCTGTAAATCAGCATGGAGCCGTGACCGTTCGACAGCACAAAGCGGTCGCGGTCTGCCCACAGCGGGTTAGTCGGATTGTGGTTGAGGAAATCACGCCACAGCACTTCGGCGATGTCCGCCATGCCCATCGGGGCACCCGGATGTCCCGATTTCGCTTTCTGTACTGCATCCATACTTAACGCGCGAACGGCGTTGGCAAGCTCTTTACGAGAGGGCATCTTCTACTCCAGGTCGGATTAATGCTCCGCCACGCTTAACTTATTGTAATTAATCAGTTATAAGGCGAAGCGAGAAAAAAGTCGCACATCAATGTACATGAAAATAAGGGCAAAAGTACATGTGTCAGGGTGCTAAATCTGCGGGCAGAAGGTTGCAATTCCGCGCATGTCTGCTAGCCAGAATCGCTGTGGCACGCTATAACCAAAGCGTTTAAACACCTGCAACCGTTTTCGGGTGTTTGTTTAACGACTTGTTACGTAAAGGATGCTGATATGAAAGTACGCGCCACGATTCTGGCTCTGGGGATGGCTTCGCTGCTGAGCGGCTGCGAAGGGATGAATAACAGCGGTTTACTGCAGTCCGGCGCGCAGGCGTTTCAGGCTTATACGCTGAGCGATGCGCAGGTGAAGCAGTTGAGCGATCAATCCTGTGCGCAGATGGATAAGGATAATCAGGTGGCACCCGCCAGCAGCAGCTACCAGCAGCGGCTGAACAAAATCGCCGCCGCGCTGGGCGATAACATCAACGGTGTCCCGGCGAACTATAAAGTCTATATGACCAAAGATGTGAACGCGTGGGCCATGGCAAACGGCTGTATCCGCGTTTACAGCGGCCTGATGGACATGATGTCGGATAACGAAGTAGAAGGCGTGCTGGGCCATGAAATGGGCCACGTGGCGCTGGGCCATACGCGTAAAGCGATGCAGGTCGCGTTTGCGACCACCGCAGCGCGTAATG belongs to Candidatus Pantoea soli and includes:
- a CDS encoding M48 family metallopeptidase gives rise to the protein MKVRATILALGMASLLSGCEGMNNSGLLQSGAQAFQAYTLSDAQVKQLSDQSCAQMDKDNQVAPASSSYQQRLNKIAAALGDNINGVPANYKVYMTKDVNAWAMANGCIRVYSGLMDMMSDNEVEGVLGHEMGHVALGHTRKAMQVAFATTAARNAAASVGGVIGSLSQSQLGEMGEKLVNAQFSQTQESQADDYSYDLLKKRGIDPTGLATSFEKLAKLDQGHQSSMFDSHPDSAARAQHIRERIAADAKK